The genomic region GTGTCATGCAGGGCTCCAACCATCTGGAGGAGTCTGACCGTAGACCCCTGGATTTCTGTCCCATCTGCCTTCGCAAGCTTCAGGTTTCAATCAGCTTCAAAATAGCTGAAAGATACAaggtaaattaaaaacaaatgactttcATAGATACAAGGAAAGAACTCTGATTATGATGATACAGCagttttttagttattttaacaGTACCGTGTTCCTCAtctgtcaaaatgaaaatgactgcaTATTCTAGTTAAGATAGCACAATCAGATTCAACAGGACAGTTCAGTATCACATGCCAAAATAGGCCTGATTGTTTCAAGTTTATCTGTTTATCAGGCCTTACTGCGTTGGATGGAGGAGGATCAGAGGGCAACATGCAGTCCAGAGGAGGGCTCTGCCTCTCACTCTGCTATCCTTTTTCCCAAACCCAATGAAGCCTTTCATACATACAAACAGTGGCTGCACAGGTGCCTGGACATACTAGAAAAAAGATGAACTAAAGTATTTACCTGTGAATGtttgatgaaaaacaaagtCTAGAAGTTTATTCCCAATTTCACAACGACCATAGGATGCACTCTAATATATTTTGTTTGAGAGTTATTGGCTACTCATAGTCAAATATCAAGAAGTAGTGACTTCGTTTTAAGAACATCAAACATATTTTGAGTTGTCTTAATTGAAAAATAGTTTTGGAAACTTTTTGGAAATGCATTTTGGAAATTTGTGTTTCTGAACTGAATTTAAAGTTTGGTTCTTTCTTAATCTAAGTAATGTCATAATGTAATACAGTATGTGACTATTGTTCTGCactaacattttacatttacaattaaCATGAAGTGAACATGATTGACATACTTCTCATTCACATTTGTAAATATCTGTCCCAGCTAAGTACAGGAACTCTGCTCTCTGTTGTTATGAGGTCTGATGtcactgcatttaaatatttgtggtGCTTTATAAATGCTCTTCTATTTAAAATACtttgcagtgaaaacagtttctTCAAGGTAAGAGTTAAAAAGATCCCCATTACACAGCAAGGGTAGGTTCAAATCACTCTTTATTGTGATTGAACATAGTTTCAGTacaaaaatagttttgagtCTGACATCTCATATGACATAAAAGTGCATTGTCAGCTTAGTAACagcttgattaaaaaaacacttttaattacAAACGCCTGAGCTTTATCCATTTTCAATAATGTGTTAGAGAAtatgtgcaatttattgttccTGCAGCTACAGTTGTTTCACAGTTTTTATGACTACCTCTGTTGTATTGATCACCAGCATGTGATTAATTTGTCAAGTTAGAGGAATATCTAAAACTGAGGCAACTCCATGATCACTCATACTAAACAGGTAACTTCCAGTCATATCTCACACCACTGTCCAAGACTCCATTAAGAATACTGAGTAGTTAAAAACTAATCTTAATTTTAACAGTACTGACTCTAGTAAAAACACTGTTTGATAATAAAGTACAATTGTTAAGTACATATTGTGATCTAAGTCATCAAGATTGCTTTCAGAAGCCAAATGTACAAAAGAAAACCATTGGTCATCCTCCCTTGTTTGCATGTTACTTCAGCAGTAAACCAGCAAAAGTCTTTACCCTTCTATGATTTGACCCTTTAATTAACCTTATCCTATGTTATCAGTTCAACCAAAATGTATAACCTCCTGGACATCTCTTGTGGCTTGAATCTGATTGTGGTCTAAGTCTACTTCAGAGCACTCCTCCTGACTGTCAGTTCTTTCCTGCAGTTTATGCACCGCACTCTGTTGCCCAGAGTCCCCTTTCCTTTCATGTAGATCCTCAGGGTGTTTTGAGATTTTCCTCCTACAGAGTAATCCTCTCTTAGCAGGTTTTACCAAACCCAGGAATAGGGCACTCAGTGCCATACCGACTGCACAGGAGTAGAAGGCTGAGCTGTAGTTCTGAGTGACATCCACCAGCACGCCTGCCAACAGAGCAGAATTGATTGGAAGCATTAAAGGAACATTTCGGCAATTATACAAATTAAGTTGCATAATGTCTTGCTCAGTTCTACAGGAGGTTAGGATAATTACCCTGATAACAACAATGCCATATGCTTAGAGTCAAATTACGGGGAATGTAGAAGACCCATGCcaaactgtttaaaaatctgaatttctccTTTTCTGGTCCATTCTCTTTTAATTAGTCCTTTTACAAGTGCCTCATCTTTATAGAAGATAGATCTGACAGATATGATTGCTGTATGTGTTACCCATGGATGTACTTAAAGTAATTCTCTGTGATTTCTTTTGTAGATGCATTGTAACAGCATGCCAATGCACTGTCCAGCtttatgtagaaaaaaaaatgcatggcTTTTAGTACTAATGTAAGCAAAGTTGGATTTTTAAATCACTAAACAAAACATTCCTTTGTCATTAGTAGATAAAAGTTGCATTGAGCTGAGGAATCACTGAAATCATACATAATATTTCTTGTAGATTTGTCATTACTCTTACCTCCAAGTGGGGGTCCAGCCAGCCCAGCAAAGCTATGTATGAACACATAGACCCCAGCAGCTGAAGACATCCTCTCTATGCCCACCACATCATCCTCAGCCAGCATAGGGATGTGGGTGCATGCTAAGGTTCCCATAAAGAAGCCATACAAAGCGCAGCACACAGCCAGGCCATAGAACTCTGTAACCAAAGTAAACCCCACCAGATCCACAGTCATTGTAATTACACAGACCAGAAGGACAAGAAGCTTGTCTTTCCTGAACCGCCTACGCGTCAGGATCCACCCGATGAAGAATCGCCCTAAGATTTCAGCCACAGCCATGGTGGAGAGCATGTAGGTGGCACGGTCCCGCTCCACACCTCGACTCACGCTCAGCTCAATGATAAAGAGTTGAGGGGCAAAGAAGCCGAGTGTGGCAAACAGTCCAAAAAGAGAGTAGAAAATGAAACTGCACTCTCTGAGGATGGAGAAATCTAGTAATCTTGAGTTATGTACACATACCCTTTCGTCGCCGGCTTTATTTTCTTCACCTTCTAtcctttgtttgtctgtgtccttgtttttctcctccacatTTACAGCCATACAGATTTCCACAGatttctgctctgtctctgaccATGCCTCTTTGTGCAATAACATTTTCTCTGGGATGTTACCTGTGTTGTTTAGAGAATCTCTAGTGCTCAGAGAACCTCTGGTTATCTCATTGCTCAGACTATTGGAGGTATTTTGTGCTTGCAATGTCTTGTTTGCTACAGAGTCCTCTGTTTTTTTGCCCTCTGCATTCTCCTGTATAGTGAGGGCATCGACTTCCTTTGGAGACGACCTTTCAGTGTCTGCTTCATGGGGTCCTCTGGGTTTGATAACGATTGGCCGAAGCAGAGCACCACAGATGATAATAGTACTTTGCAAAGCTCCTATCAATGTCATTGTATGTCGCCAGCCAATATGGTCCCTTAGGGCAGAAAAAGCTGAAGGGGAAGAGGAAGTATTTAGTGAGTTCTCCTCAATAAAACTGCATATGTGGTATTTACAGTAGATCTCACTGGAAATGAAACATAACATGTCCTTGGTGCCATCAGTAAAGCTTTGGCTTCATTTGCAGTAATTAGTAGAATGAATGAATTGctaatttttgttttcttatacTATGGGATTTTACCATTAAAATAGTCAGAACCGTAGTCTTCACATTCCAGCCACACAAAGTATATCAAAGTACACATTCATTACATGTGTTTTCTACACGCTAAAGTCGCACTAATTCGGCTGTATGCATAAACATCAACAGAATCTCATGCTGTGCATCCCTCACCTGGTGCCAgggcaaacacagacagagactctCCAGTGGAAGCCACAGCTGTGACCAGGGACCGTCGATGGTTGAAATACTGGGACAAGATGGTCACGGTGGGCAGAAACGTCAGACAGTAGCCCAGACCTGCCCAGTGGAAAAGATGTAAGGTTTAAAATCTAATTCAACTAGTAAAGCAGCTAACCATCAATAATAGCAttatgtgatttttgttttaagatGGAGGTACAGGAGACAGCAATTAAATACCTGCAAGTAATCCATAGGTAATGTACATTTGATTGATGGACGTGGTAAAGCTGGTGGCAATGGTACCCAAGGAAATAAGTAATCCTCCAAGCATTACAACAAGTTGAAACCCAAAGCGGTTACACatcacagaggagagaggaccTGAGGTGAACAAACTGTTGTTTAGTGTAGACAACAGTACAGTAATTCTCAtaacttcattttcatttcactagCCTCTATTGTGTCTGACACGCACTTAACCTGTTAAGCTTCATTTACCATTGAAGGTCATGACAAACACGCAGATGGAAACAATCCAGGAGACTCTACTGTTGCTCTCTCCAAACTCCTCCATCAGGTTCTGGAGGAAGATGCCAAAGCTCTTGATGGTCCCATAGGTAAAAACCGTTACCAAAAAGAAGGACCCAGCCACCACCCATCCCCAGCCTCCATCAGGGATCTCTGAGTACACGTTGGGTCCCAGGAAACGTGCTGGCTTCAGTCCACACAGTGTCATGACTGCACAAAGAAGCAACAGTTTTAGAGCTCTTAAGCAACTTAAGcaatcaatttaaaaatattctaatTTGCATActttgaaacaaaacacaaaccatggtGGCAGAGTCGAGTAGCTGTGACTCTATTGAGTCCTGTAGTGTGTTTGTCACTGTAGCGGTGTCTTATAAAGCGTGAACGCGCACTGCACGCAATTCATCTCATTTTAGCTACGTAGCGTCACAGCACTGGGACCCGCAGTGAGTAGCCACAACCCATAACAGCATGTCTGCTTCgcttacacacacagcaaacacgttttaaaacaaacatcaacGTATTTCTAATCTTAAACTGCACACAGTGTTGCGGTTTTAGTCGCATCTGTAACttttgagggaaagaaatattGTGTCGGTGACGTCGCAGCTAGTTACGTTAGCTTTAGCTATAGCTAACAACAGACACTGACTCTGGACCTGCTGCTCTTCTCATCATACATTAGTGATGAGAAGAGCAGCAGTCATTAAGTGACATGACTTAATGACTGCTGGCTCACAAGAAGTAAGTTAGCAGGTAAGTTGACGTTAGATCAGGGCTCCGAAAGGTCCTGCAAAATACAGTATAGTCCCGTAACTGGAAACTGAAAGACCTGTTCCATATTGAATTAATTCGGGATGCTGTTTGTTTcgtttttttgtatttttcacaattttgtGCAGATCTAGAGGAGAgacatatatattataatatagcGTTATATTATAAATACCTACGCGGATCAGTCTGTCATGTTCTCCAACTTAAACAGAGACTCGCCTCTCATTGGTCGTGACCGCGACCAATGAGAGGCACTTTCAGCGTTGCTATGATACGCCTGACAGCGGGCGTGAGATTTAAAAGTGAGGACCCGGAAGCATAGTAGGCCTGCAAATAAAGATAACATGGTTCTGTGCATCAGGCTGCTGTTTAATGTAACACCGACTATGCTACAGCCAGAGATGGTAAGGAAGAAAAAGCACCCAGCTCAGCTCCTCTCTGCAGTCTGGACAAGGCTGTGCTTATTCAATTATTAATGCAACTGGGCAGTGAATTGGgcaaaaattaaatgttctgCACAAATGTAGGTATGACAGATTTCAGTATAGATCTACAACCCAGTAAAATTACCTTTTGACACTGATTGTGGGTGAAATGAGAATTTGGATGAGATATGGTGAGTCCATGGGAGTAAAATGTTTCACAGCTTTATTTACAGGAAGCAGAATAACAGACGTTTATGTGATACTTCTTCAGCAGAACAGATAATGACCTAAAAACAATAtggtgttattgttttttttaatagaaaagaAGGATACACAACCAGCACTCAGTTTTGGCAGAATACAGAATAACTACTCATATCATTGTGTAGATTATGGTACCTTTAATAACGTGAAACATTGGTTTTGCTCTCTCTTAATTAAATGAGCAACACTGTTTTGGGGCAATGAATTATGATTTGCAAACATGATTACTTGAACACATGAATGATTCTGTTTTCTAGGGTTTTCTAGGGAGCTTACCTATGTGTGGGCTCATTATCTACAGTGCATTTTGTTCGACCCCATAGAGACTGGTTGTGCAATATTCCCTAGTTTTGGTCAAATTTTGCAATAGAAGGTGGCTTTCATAAGCTGTACTAGTATGTTAAGCATCGTGTAAACTTCcgtttttcagtatttcatgCAAAATGCTgaaggaaaacaacacaaatggaGATAATGTCCCTTTTTTAACACTTAAAacatatgcacaaacaaaaaagctaCCACAGACAAATGTCCATACACAGAGTAGTTAATGCACTAACACATTTTAAAGTCCCAACATAACAGAcctaaaatatacattttctgtatattttctgtatatattttattatattttatgtatataacAGGATATTAAATCCTAAAATCTATGGAGTTTACTTAAGACTTGTTATGTCAAAAAGTTACTTAGTTGACCTGGAGTTAATTTATTGTGTCAAATTGCTATTTCAAAGGTCAAAGATGCACATGCTCAACTTAAACTTTTATTAATGTAGACATAATACTACTACTAtaatattactactactacataATACTATCCAAACTAACTTTGTAAGAATATTTAATAACTCAAactgttgatttttgttttttaaaactctgaGTTGCTAGATTTATTCAGTTTGTAAGGTTTTTCAGTATAATGACAGTAAACTAGAGAGGATTAGAGGTTAACACTGCTAATTGGAAACAAAACGTTGAGATTTAACTAGAAGTATTTGAACTATACAAGAAGTAcaggtctttttctttttgcctttgaTTTTTTGATGTCTACGCtttgtgtataaaataaataaattagttcTGTCAAGGCTAAACATTAACAAATCTTTATTAAATACTATCAAATACATAGGCTACTATTTTCTGTACTTAAATGGGGAAAATACATAAAGAATCGCTTATTTATAATGGGGGCGACTGTCCTGAGACTAATCCTTTGGCCTATaacttctttttaaaacattattcaCTTATTTAtgagcacaaaaaaaacattgtccTTATTGTATCGCCCCGTAATCCAAATAGAAATACGTTGTTTTTAAGCAGGATAATTTGTTAGgtttatttctttaattcagAGGCGTGGGAGGGCTGGTCATACTGACTTGAGAGAGCCGTATGGTCTGTCCTCATGGGGCTGACGCAATGGGCGCCGGCTCATGTGGTCAGTGGGTAAAGTGACTTGACAActgctcacaaacacaaacagcccGTAAGTACTTTTCTGCCGCCTGTTTGAATATAGACGTGTTCAATGTATGTCCTGCCACATGGGCTGCATTACTTAAATACAGTTACTcgtttttaatgaaataatctGCGATAGTCGTCTGTCTCACCTGTGTGCCGACGGTCACAGGTTCCGCTGCTGCTCTTATAATCCCGGTTTACTGTCGCGCGCTGCGTCAGCCAACGTCTGCACTCTACGTATTGTCGCGCGCGTATATCCACCGGCACATGGACaaacggacacacacacacacacacacacacacatacacacataccaAACACACGTAGAAACATGCGCTCATTACAACCACGCATTCACGAATGCTCCCTCCCCAACTGGAAAGGCGAGTGGGGTTTAAAGAGATCTGGTTACAGCCAGTTCTGTCCCCATATCCGTCTTCAGGTTCCCCACAACCATGGTCCACAGGGCGAAGGGGGCGCAGAATGGTTTGGGAAAAGCCTCAGTTCACCCTGCctggagtgtgagtgtgagtgtgtgtgtgtgtgtgtgtgtgagagagagagagttgaaTATCTTTAATCTGCTTTGTGGTGGAAAGCCTCCGGTCAATTCCCACTTACATGATTGtcttaaaacaacataaaacctattactgtcagttttcataataaaagtctGCACTCTTATCTAGCATCACTTCTAGAGGTTATTACACTTTGATGAAGCACAATAGTCAGTGTCCTGTGATGTTAGAGTACGTATGTTTTGAGTTAACCCAAATATGTTCAGTAATTTCTTCTCCTTGGACTCTAAGTAGATGTGACATATTGTTGTGTGATTGCCCATAAATCTACAGTGGCAGATGTGCTTCTGCTCAGGCAAACAGTAGTCTGATTGCATCTGTAAAATATTAACGTTTTGTGTGATCAACCATAAATGCAGATTAGTTTCATCAGCATTTATGAAactaatcatttatttataatttttgttaaatgtaaagTAGCAGTCTGACTGTGGACACAGTAtaaatgtgtttgctgtttgtttatagTTTGTTGTAGATTCAGACTTTTATCTCTTGCACAATGAAAGGCTGATACATAAATGTAGATTGATTTACTAAGGTAGTTCAGAACAGAGGCAGTTTTGAGTTTTCATCACAAGAGCCACCTATTGCTGCCATCATGTTTACATACCCACAAGaaacagggttatgttgataaaTTGTGTAACTATTAATCCCTGATTACAGAAACTACATTCctctttttaaaagtctttaacAAATGAGGCCACTACACAATCTGATTCCCAGTATATGACATAGTTAAATGTCTACCTAATTTCTATACAAACATGACCAATGTCAGTATGGTTTACAAATGATCTCTTTCTCaactttgtattttaaaaaatacttactGACTTTTGCTTTGTATTGATATGTTTGTATGCTATGCTGtctatgttttttttcaatgcagTCTAACTAACTAGCCAAAATGGCCGGGGCTTTCACGTCATTTCTGTCTGGCATGCTGCTGTGTGGACTTCTGCTCCATGCAGTCTTCAAGGTTGATAAGCCCAGTAAGAAGCCCAACTTCATCATCATACTGGCAGATGATATAGGCTGGGGTGACCTGGATGCTAACCATCCTGAAGGCAAGGCAAACAACACGCCTTACCTCAACATGATGGCCGACCAAGGACTAAGGTATATACAAGATAagatattaaattaatttgaatgTCATATTTTTCATACTGAATCTTCCTCTCCACAAGATAGCCTGTCATTTCTCTAATTCTCCAGATTGACAGACTTCCATTCCCCAGCATCAACCTGCTCCCCATCTCGTGCTGCCATTCTGACAGGCCGTTATGGACTAAGAAATGGAGTGACTCATAACTTTGCAGTGGACTCTGTAGCCGGTCTGCCTCTCTCTGAAGTTACATTGCCCCAGCTTCTACAGAAGGTGGGCTATTACACTGCCATGATCGGGAAATGGCACCTAGGTCACAATGGACAATATAGTCCAACTAACAGAGGTAAGTGGGCGCCTGAAACTTACATCACAAATCTGTCATGACCCAACTAAACATTAGAGCCCCAAGTCAGGCAGGAATTTCTCGAAAAGGTTTGGTTAAACTTTG from Mastacembelus armatus chromosome 19, fMasArm1.2, whole genome shotgun sequence harbors:
- the LOC113135730 gene encoding monocarboxylate transporter 7-like isoform X3, whose protein sequence is MKLNRLSPLSSVMCNRFGFQLVVMLGGLLISLGTIATSFTTSINQMYITYGLLAGLGYCLTFLPTVTILSQYFNHRRSLVTAVASTGESLSVFALAPAFSALRDHIGWRHTMTLIGALQSTIIICGALLRPIVIKPRGPHEADTERSSPKEVDALTIQENAEGKKTEDSVANKTLQAQNTSNSLSNEITRGSLSTRDSLNNTGNIPEKMLLHKEAWSETEQKSVEICMAVNVEEKNKDTDKQRIEGEENKAGDERVCVHNSRLLDFSILRECSFIFYSLFGLFATLGFFAPQLFIIELSVSRGVERDRATYMLSTMAVAEILGRFFIGWILTRRRFRKDKLLVLLVCVITMTVDLVGFTLVTEFYGLAVCCALYGFFMGTLACTHIPMLAEDDVVGIERMSSAAGVYVFIHSFAGLAGPPLGGVLVDVTQNYSSAFYSCAVGMALSALFLGLVKPAKRGLLCRRKISKHPEDLHERKGDSGQQSAVHKLQERTDSQEECSEVDLDHNQIQATRDVQEVIHFG
- the LOC113135730 gene encoding monocarboxylate transporter 7-like isoform X1, whose protein sequence is MRGCNERMFLRVFVMTLCGLKPARFLGPNVYSEIPDGGWGWVVAGSFFLVTVFTYGTIKSFGIFLQNLMEEFGESNSRVSWIVSICVFVMTFNGPLSSVMCNRFGFQLVVMLGGLLISLGTIATSFTTSINQMYITYGLLAGLGYCLTFLPTVTILSQYFNHRRSLVTAVASTGESLSVFALAPAFSALRDHIGWRHTMTLIGALQSTIIICGALLRPIVIKPRGPHEADTERSSPKEVDALTIQENAEGKKTEDSVANKTLQAQNTSNSLSNEITRGSLSTRDSLNNTGNIPEKMLLHKEAWSETEQKSVEICMAVNVEEKNKDTDKQRIEGEENKAGDERVCVHNSRLLDFSILRECSFIFYSLFGLFATLGFFAPQLFIIELSVSRGVERDRATYMLSTMAVAEILGRFFIGWILTRRRFRKDKLLVLLVCVITMTVDLVGFTLVTEFYGLAVCCALYGFFMGTLACTHIPMLAEDDVVGIERMSSAAGVYVFIHSFAGLAGPPLGGVLVDVTQNYSSAFYSCAVGMALSALFLGLVKPAKRGLLCRRKISKHPEDLHERKGDSGQQSAVHKLQERTDSQEECSEVDLDHNQIQATRDVQEVIHFG
- the LOC113135730 gene encoding monocarboxylate transporter 7-like isoform X2, yielding MTLCGLKPARFLGPNVYSEIPDGGWGWVVAGSFFLVTVFTYGTIKSFGIFLQNLMEEFGESNSRVSWIVSICVFVMTFNGPLSSVMCNRFGFQLVVMLGGLLISLGTIATSFTTSINQMYITYGLLAGLGYCLTFLPTVTILSQYFNHRRSLVTAVASTGESLSVFALAPAFSALRDHIGWRHTMTLIGALQSTIIICGALLRPIVIKPRGPHEADTERSSPKEVDALTIQENAEGKKTEDSVANKTLQAQNTSNSLSNEITRGSLSTRDSLNNTGNIPEKMLLHKEAWSETEQKSVEICMAVNVEEKNKDTDKQRIEGEENKAGDERVCVHNSRLLDFSILRECSFIFYSLFGLFATLGFFAPQLFIIELSVSRGVERDRATYMLSTMAVAEILGRFFIGWILTRRRFRKDKLLVLLVCVITMTVDLVGFTLVTEFYGLAVCCALYGFFMGTLACTHIPMLAEDDVVGIERMSSAAGVYVFIHSFAGLAGPPLGGVLVDVTQNYSSAFYSCAVGMALSALFLGLVKPAKRGLLCRRKISKHPEDLHERKGDSGQQSAVHKLQERTDSQEECSEVDLDHNQIQATRDVQEVIHFG
- the LOC113135730 gene encoding monocarboxylate transporter 7-like isoform X4, producing the protein MCNRFGFQLVVMLGGLLISLGTIATSFTTSINQMYITYGLLAGLGYCLTFLPTVTILSQYFNHRRSLVTAVASTGESLSVFALAPAFSALRDHIGWRHTMTLIGALQSTIIICGALLRPIVIKPRGPHEADTERSSPKEVDALTIQENAEGKKTEDSVANKTLQAQNTSNSLSNEITRGSLSTRDSLNNTGNIPEKMLLHKEAWSETEQKSVEICMAVNVEEKNKDTDKQRIEGEENKAGDERVCVHNSRLLDFSILRECSFIFYSLFGLFATLGFFAPQLFIIELSVSRGVERDRATYMLSTMAVAEILGRFFIGWILTRRRFRKDKLLVLLVCVITMTVDLVGFTLVTEFYGLAVCCALYGFFMGTLACTHIPMLAEDDVVGIERMSSAAGVYVFIHSFAGLAGPPLGGVLVDVTQNYSSAFYSCAVGMALSALFLGLVKPAKRGLLCRRKISKHPEDLHERKGDSGQQSAVHKLQERTDSQEECSEVDLDHNQIQATRDVQEVIHFG